A segment of the Bacillus pseudomycoides genome:
TTTTCAGGTGCAGACACATGTACCATTTTTTGATTTGCAAGATTAATTTGTATTAAATTAGGGCTGATTACAGGTTTTAATTCTTCTCGATTAATTATAAATTTAAATGCTTCAAAGCTTGCTAGAATGCCTACAATATTTGCAACAGGAGATAGTACAGCCCACGGACGATTTTTTTGCACATAACTATTTGCCCATTTCTCATCCGCACCATGTTTGACAGAATGAAGAGCACGTCCATCTTTTAAACTATGAATTATATTTTGCATTTCTGGTGTTAGTTCTTGCTGATATGATGGATATCCCAGTGCAATTTCATATGGTACAGATTCAGGAGTTAAAGACATCACGCCACCTCTAAAAGGAGGTGTAACAGCAATCCAGATAGAAGGAATCCCTAATTTCTGGGCAGTACGATGAATAATAACCCTTGCGACTAAATTATCAGTAGCATCTATAATGACATCTGTATTTGCCAAAAGTTCTTGTGCATTTTCTTCTGTAACAAATTCTTTTGTTATTTCTATTTGTAATAATGGATTAATGTCTTGCAAAACTTCTAAAGCGACTTCTGCTTTTTGCTGTCCTAATTTACTAGTAGAACTTAGCATTTGTCGATTAATATTACTTGCTTCAAATACATCTTGATCAATAACATGTAAAGAACCTACCCCCATTCGCGCCAATTGAATCAGTGTAATTCCTCCTACTCCTCCAGCTCCAACTACAGTAACGTGGGCATTTTTTAATGTTTCTTGCTCCTTTATCGAAATTACACCGATATTCCGAGTAAAACTTTCTTCATATATGTTTTGCGTATCTTTATTTTTTGTTAACATATTATTTTCCTCCTACAGCGTTTTATAATCCCATCCACCTTTTGGGGCCTCTTTTACTTGAACAGGGATATGACTATCAACATCAATGACAATTCCTTTTGGAGCTCTAGCTAGAGGTTCACGACCAGTTAATACTTGTATTGCTTCATGAAAACTAAATAGTGATAATAGAT
Coding sequences within it:
- a CDS encoding ThiF family adenylyltransferase, coding for MLTKNKDTQNIYEESFTRNIGVISIKEQETLKNAHVTVVGAGGVGGITLIQLARMGVGSLHVIDQDVFEASNINRQMLSSTSKLGQQKAEVALEVLQDINPLLQIEITKEFVTEENAQELLANTDVIIDATDNLVARVIIHRTAQKLGIPSIWIAVTPPFRGGVMSLTPESVPYEIALGYPSYQQELTPEMQNIIHSLKDGRALHSVKHGADEKWANSYVQKNRPWAVLSPVANIVGILASFEAFKFIINREELKPVISPNLIQINLANQKMVHVSAPENGRWDYTTL